A genomic region of Branchiostoma lanceolatum isolate klBraLanc5 chromosome 4, klBraLanc5.hap2, whole genome shotgun sequence contains the following coding sequences:
- the LOC136432199 gene encoding palmitoyltransferase ZDHHC22-like: protein MAFHIPHIALGDKLWLLHSAAFIYYLAVSVTFLTTDLYITVPHIYADYDFTGILLRYLLVVYIFFNMVANHILCTITDTTYRNRQDPDPVPRSWGHCMTCQVHTPPRTWHCSICHNCVLRRDHHCFFTASCVGHHNQRYFIVLSFHVAVGSLYTGLLNAEYLHDYYVPFSGTGIFSYLFPVAFYKLIVGQTTGFLVFMLVMTYVAFGMSIMTGTLFGWNMLNAYNGQTSWESHNEIRTYDQGPTKNFYEIFGSFWILSFLIPWQTTLPGDGIDWRRPKPLKSL from the exons ATGGCTTTCCACATTCCTCACATCGCCCTGGGGGACAAACTCTGGCTCCTACACAGCGCGGCGTTCATCTATTACCTGGCGgtgtctgtcacctttctcaccACCGATCTCTACATCACCGTCCCTCACATCTACGCGGACTATGATTTTACGGGAATATTGCTTCGGTATCTGCTCGTGGTGTACATCTTCTTCAACATGGTGGCGAACCACATCTTGTGCACGATCACGGACACCACGTATCGCAACCGACAGGACCCCGACCCCGTGCCACGGTCGTGGGGTCATTGTATGACATGTCAG gTTCACACCCCGCCTCGTACCTGGCACTGCAGTATTTGTCACAACTGTGTCCTTCGGCGGGATCACCACTGCTTCTTCACTGCCAGCTGTGTGGGACACCACAACCAAAG GTACTTTATCGTCCTGTCATTCCATGTTGCTGTTGGGAGTTTGTACACCGGGCTCCTAAACGCCGAATATCTGCACGATTACTACGTACCATTCAGCGGCACCGGCATATTTTCCTACCTGTTCCCCGTGGCGTTCTACAAGCTGATAGTGGGCCAGACTACTGGGTTCTTGGTCTTTATGTTAGTGATGACCTACGTTGCTTTCGGTATGAGTATCATGACGGGGACTCTGTTTGGGTGGAACATGCTTAACGCGTACAACGGACAAACGTCGTGGGAGTCCCACAACGAAATACGGACCTATGACCAGGGACCCACAAAAAACTTTTATGAAATTTTCGGCAGCTTCTGGATTCTGAGTTTCCTGATACCCTGGCAGACCACTCTTCCTGGGGATGGCATAGACTGGAGAAGACCAAAACCTCTGAAATCTTTGTAA
- the LOC136432200 gene encoding putative ZDHHC-type palmitoyltransferase 2, which produces MHRITMDMDISDMHWKIKGTSKFTRKGASILGIIYFFLFAATIMWTTVLYAMPALFPDSTDNGQIHYVLFVFLWGNLLANYCLCCATKSFYMDHEPRHVPEHWNYCLPCGRHLPPRAHHCLYCEKCVLKRDHHCFFTGSCVGYFNQRRFVMFNFYTCLSSLHVLGLLLQYLEILNGPTVERLLSYIFPVTVYDWYVGYMPTFTLLVVLEVYVCVVACIGCGGLFGWQIMIIRDGRTDVVRGR; this is translated from the exons ATGCACAGAATCACAATGGACATGGATATCAGTGACATGCACTGGAAGATCAAGGGCACTTCCAAGTTCACTCGCAAGGGAGCGAGCATTCTCGGCATCATATATTTCTTCCTCTTCGCCGCGACCATCATGTGGACAACCGTTTTGTACGCCATGCCCGCTCTTTTCCCCGATTCAACCGATAACGGACAGATTCATTACGTTCTCTTTGTTTTCCTCTGGGGAAACCTGTTGGCAAACTACTGCTTGTGTTGCGCCACAAAGTCGTTCTACATGGACCACGAACCAAGGCATGTTCCTGAGCACTGGAACTACTGTTTGCCGTGTGGCAGACACCTGCCACCCCGCGCACACCACTGTCTGTACTGTGAGAAGTGTGTGCTGAAGAGAGACCACCACTGCTTCTTCACCGGAAGCTGTGTGGG GTATTTCAACCAGAGGCGTTTTGTTATGTTCAATTTCTACACATGCCTAAGTTCTCTCCACGTGTTGGGGTTGCTGCTTCAGTATCTAGAGATACTAAACGGTCCCACCGTGGAGAGGTTGTTGTCCTACATCTTTCCTGTCACGGTCTATGATTG gtACGTAGGCTACATGCCAACCTTCACACTACTGGTAGTGCTGgaggtgtatgtgtgtgtcgtAGCTTGTATCGGGTGTGGCGGGCTGTTCGGCTGGCAGATCATGATTATCAGGGACGGACGGACAGACGTCGTACGAGGCCGTTAA